A single region of the Vicia villosa cultivar HV-30 ecotype Madison, WI linkage group LG4, Vvil1.0, whole genome shotgun sequence genome encodes:
- the LOC131598741 gene encoding dihydrodipicolinate reductase-like protein CRR1, chloroplastic translates to MSAYEDYMTHKATTFGMKSVIYVPQIKSDTVAALSAFCDKATMGVLVAPTLSIGSILLQQAAISASFHYRNVEIVESKDNANDLPSAYANHIANNLFKLGEIYNREEDSSTDVLVLHSLELLQTMPPKKFKKKNISTQHEEVTQPLNFDL, encoded by the exons ATGAGTGCTTATGAAGATTATATGACACATAAG GCAACAACATTTGGCATGAAAAGTGTCATTTACGTACCACAAATCAAATCAGATACGGTCGCAGCATTATCTGCATTCTGTGATAAGGCCACCATG GGTGTTTTGGTTGCTCCAACTCTTTCAATAGGATCAATATTATTACAGCAGGCTGCAATTTCAGCTTCTTTTCACTACCGCAACGTCGAAATCGTGGAATCCAAGGATAATGCAAAT GATCTTCCATCAGCATATGCAAACCATATTGCGAACAATCTCTTTAAGCTCGGTGAAATCTATAACAGAGAAGAAGATTCCTCAACAGATGTTTTG GTTTTGCATTCCCTTGAACTCTTACAAACTATGCCGCCAAAAAAGTTCAAGAAGAAGAATATATCTACTCAACATGAAGAAGTCACTCAacctttgaattttgatttgtaa